A region of Aquila chrysaetos chrysaetos chromosome 13, bAquChr1.4, whole genome shotgun sequence DNA encodes the following proteins:
- the GNRH1 gene encoding progonadoliberin-1, with amino-acid sequence MEKSGKIFVSVLLFVMSVEICLAQHWSYGLQPGGKRNAENLVESFQEIANEMEKLGEVQETECPGSYQHSRFSDLKEAMESLIEGERRN; translated from the exons ATGGAGAAGTCCGGGAAGATCTTTGTCAGTGTCCTCCTGTTTGTCATGTCTGTGGAAATCTGCTTGGCTCAACACTGGTCTTACGGCCTGCaaccaggaggaaaaaggaacGCCGAAAACCTGGTAGAATCATTTCAAGAG AttgcaaatgaaatggaaaaattaggGGAAGTGCAGGAGACTGAATGCCCAGGCTCGTATCAGCATTCCAGGTTCAGTGATCTGAAGGAAGCCATG GAAAGTCTGATcgaaggagaaaggagaaactaG